The uncultured Dysgonomonas sp. genome contains the following window.
ACAGGATCGCGTGGCAATACGCCACCATGCCAGTTGAATGGAGCTGTAGATAGTCCCCAAACAATGATGATAACAAGTAGTAACAATGTTATAACTCTGTTATCGAGAAAATACTTGATGATTCTGTTAAGCATAGTAATATTTTTATTTATCCGTCAATAATATATTAAGGTTTTCCCATTTTCCTCCGTCATATACATTTATAAACCCCTGATGTGTTAAAAATGTTTTAGCTTCTTTACTTCTTTTACCACTACGGCAAACTATAACAATAGCTTCTTTCTTTTGTAGGGAAAAAACAGAATCATTTAATTTGTCCAGCGGAATATTAATAGAATTTCTTATATGACCTTCATTATACTCTTGTTCTGTACGAACATCAAGTATAATAGCAGATTTATCCTCTATCAGATGTTTGACAAGGGTGTATTGAGGGGATGAGGGTTGAGAGACTGTTGAATCAATCGGAACTGTCTCCGTATTATAATGAGTATATACGGGACGTCCTGTGATATAGCCGGTGGACATAGCTATACCAATCAGAAAATAAAATGGTTTCATTGTTCTTTGATTTGATAAACATTTGTAAATCTTTGTTTTTAGATTTAAACAATTTAACGTACATCCGGTTTTGGATATACACAAAATTCAAACCAATGGCAGGG
Protein-coding sequences here:
- a CDS encoding rhodanese-like domain-containing protein, whose product is MKPFYFLIGIAMSTGYITGRPVYTHYNTETVPIDSTVSQPSSPQYTLVKHLIEDKSAIILDVRTEQEYNEGHIRNSINIPLDKLNDSVFSLQKKEAIVIVCRSGKRSKEAKTFLTHQGFINVYDGGKWENLNILLTDK